A window of Lepidochelys kempii isolate rLepKem1 chromosome 1, rLepKem1.hap2, whole genome shotgun sequence contains these coding sequences:
- the CHRM2 gene encoding muscarinic acetylcholine receptor M2: MNNSTYINSSAEDVMALGSPYKTVEVVFIVLVAGSLSLVTIIGNILVMVSIKVNRHLQTVNNYFLFSLACADLIIGVFSMNLYTLYTVIGYWPLGPVVCDLWLALDYVVSNASVMNLLIISFDRYFCVTKPLSYPVKRTTKMAGMMIAAAWVLSFILWAPAILFWQFIVGGRTVPDGECYIQFFSNAAVTFGTAIAAFYLPVIIMTILYWQISRASKSRIKKGKKEPAQTQDPVSPSLVQSKIVKPNNNNIPTSEDGLEHSKIQNGKATGEAVTENCIPGEEKESSNDSTSISVVASNVKEDEATKEATKASVSQVHLKGENSKLTCIRIVSKSQKGDCCAPTNTTVEIVGTNGQNGDEKQNNVARKIVKMTKQPAKKKPPPSREKKVTRTILAILLAFIITWTPYNVMVLINSFCVSCIPNTVWTIGYWLCYINSTINPACYALCNATFKKTFKHLLMCHYKNIGATR, encoded by the coding sequence ATGAATAACTCAACTTACATAAACTCCTCTGCCGAGGATGTTATGGCACTGGGGAGTCCCTATAAAACTGTTGAGGTGGTCTTCATAGTCCTGGTAGCAGGATCTCTCAGTCTAGTGACCATCATTGGGAACATCCTGGTCATGGTGTCCATCAAAGTCAACAGGCACCTGCAGACTGTCAACAACTACTTCCTGTTCAGCTTGGCATGTGCCGACTTGATTATTGGTGTCTTTTCCATGAACCTGTACACACTTTACACTGTGATTGGCTACTGGCCCTTGGGGCCCGTGGTATGTGACCTGTGGCTGGCTCTTGATTATGTGGTCAGCAATGCCTCTGTCATGAACCTTCTCATCATCAGCTTTGACAGATATTTTTGTGTCACCAAGCCTCTGTCGTACCCTGTAAAGAGGACCACTAAGATGGCGGGTATGATGATTGCAGCTGCTTGGGTGCTGTCCTTCATCTTGTGGGCGCCTGCAATTCTGTTCTGGCAGTTCATCGTTGGGGGAAGAACTGTTCCTGACGGGGAGTGCTACATCCAGTTTTTTTCCAATGCTGCTGTCACCTTTGGCACTGCTATTGCAGCCTTCTACCTGCCCGTTATCATCATGACCATCCTCTACTGGCAGATATCTCGTGCCAGCAAGAGcagaataaaaaagggaaaaaaggaaccAGCACAAACCCAGGATCCAGTTTCTCCCAGTTTGGTCCAAAGTAAAATAGTGAAACCAAACAATAACAACATCCCAACGAGTGAGGATGGGTTGGAGCACAGCAAAATTCAGAATGGTAAAGCCACAGGAGAGGCTGTGACAGAGAACTGCAttccaggggaggagaaggagagctCTAATGACTCCACTTCCATCAGCGTGGTTGCTTCCAATGTGAAGGAGGATGAAGCTACCAAAGAGGCCACCAAGGCTTCTGTCTCCCAAGTCCACTTGAAAGGGGAGAATTCCAAGCTGACGTGCATTAGGATAGTTAGTAAGTCCCAAAAGGGTGACTGCTGTGCCCCAACCAACACCACCGTGGAGATTGTAGGTACTAATGGCCAAAATGGGGATGAGAAGCAAAACAATGTGGCCCGTAAAATTGTCAAGATGACCAAGCAGCCAGCCAAAAAGAAACCACCCCCTTCTCGAGAAAAAAAAGTGACCAGGACTATCTTAGCTATTCTCTTGGCCTTCATCATTACCTGGACACCATACAATGTGATGGTGCTCATCAACAGCTTCTGCGTCTCCTGCATTCCCAACACTGTATGGACTATTGGTTACTGGCTCTGTTATATCAACAGCACCATCAACCCTGCCTGCTACGCGCTTTGCAATGCTACCTTTAAGAAAACCTTTAAGCACCTTCTTATGTGTCATTACAAGAACATAGGAGCCACAaggtaa